One Rosa chinensis cultivar Old Blush chromosome 5, RchiOBHm-V2, whole genome shotgun sequence genomic region harbors:
- the LOC112167377 gene encoding uncharacterized protein LOC112167377 encodes MAQKVSDAKNISLKALVDKGRNKVIFVEADHDFIDILFSFLILPMGKIVRLASDHSTPLETGCMNKLYQSIEKLDVQVFRSNACRDMLLLPHSAANSYCKNLKLKIIDDAEPTRFKCCWSYCPLRWLSYYETVPCPSCSYNAPTEVHLSGGDSPVGGVFVKEGAMVIVTDDLQLIPPLSAASIYLFTKLGATNSNTTEELTFSIGVEQVLNLHVSSFVSKTPFTETLLKLNPVPKLGVNFSQGKCIESQMSEASMNEEKGNISVKLVVSKSKNVVCYAEVREDFVNLIFSFLTLPLGFILKQMLDFPWKGCIDQLCKGVLDFDEQFFKSNHRKELLCNPKLVPGFSYENNLLGIEEAVYYMFPDLKLTSDRSIIPSNQSPEALKVKFFDPKSHGDEDKNAQGFLKEPAIFIVTDNLDVRRLSPIFQLSVLNDLKVHFTDIEDRTVHVGKNEALRLLVASVVSDSILTNAFLRKPKEPSVKQEQ; translated from the exons ATGGCTCAAAAAGTATCAGATGCGAAGAATATCAGCTTGAAGGCATTGGTGGACAAGGGGAGAAACAAAGTAATCTTCGTAGAGGCCGATCATGATTTCATTGATATTCTCTTCAGTTTTTTGATTTTACCAATGGGAAAAATTGTCAGGCTTGCCAGCGACCATTCAACACCACTAGAAACAGGTTGCATGAACAAATTGTATCAGAGTATTGAGAAGCTTGATGTGCAGGTTTTCAGGTCCAATGCATGTAGAGACATGTTGTTACTTCCGCACAGTGCAGCTAACTCTTATTGCAAGAATCTCAAATTGAAAATTATTGACGATGCTGAGCCAACACGGTTTAAGTGCTGTTGGAGTTACTGTCCGTTGCGTTGGTTAAGTTATTATGAAACGGTTCCTTGCCCTTCCTGTTCATATAACGCGCCTACTGAAGTACATCTTTCAGGGGGTGATTCTCCAGTTGGAGGGGTCTTTGTAAAAGAGGGAGCCATGGTTATAGTTACTGATGATTTACAACTGATACCCCCATTAAGTGCAGCAAGCATTTACTTGTTTACCAAGCTTGGAGCCACGAATAGCAATACCACTGAGGAGCTAACTTTCAGTATTGGAGTCGAGCAG GTTTTGAATTTGCATGTGAGCTCATTTGTATCCAAAACGCCATTCACTGAAACTCTGCTGAAGCTGAATCCTGTACCAAAATTAGGTGTGAATTTCAGTCAAGGAAAATGTATTGAATCTCAAATGTCAGAGGCCTCGATGAATGAGGAAAAAGGAAACATCTCTGTCAAGCTCGTAGTGAGTAAATCAAAGAATGTGGTTTGCTATGCAGAAGTACGAGAAGATTTTGTTAACTTGATCTTCAGTTTTTTGACTCTTCCACTTGGGTTTATATTAAAGCAGATGCTGGATTTCCCTTGGAAAGGATGTATTGATCAGTTGTGCAAGGGTGTCCTAGATTTTGATGAGCAATTTTTTAAGTCAAATCACCGCAAGGAATTGCTATGCAATCCCAAACTTGTTCCTGGGTTCAGCTATGAGAACAATCTTTTAGGAATTGAGGAGGCCGTGTACTATATGTTTCCTGATCTGAAGTTGACTTCTGATAGATCCATTATCCCTTCTAACCAGTCCCCAGAGGCACTTAAAGTTAAATTTTTTGATCCCAAATCCCATGGTGATGAAGATAAAAATGCTCAGGGATTCTTAAAAGAACCAGCAATTTTCATAGTAACTGACAATTTGGATGTAAGGCGACTATCTCCAATCTTTCAACTGTCtgttcttaatgatttgaaGGTACATTTCACTGATATTGAGGATCGAACTGTGCATGTTGGCAAGAACGAG GCTTTGCGTCTTTTGGTGGCTTCTGTTGTTTCTGACTCAATTCTAACCAATGCTTTCCTACGGAAGCCAAAGGAGCCATCGGTTAAGCAAGAGCAGTGA